The Lagopus muta isolate bLagMut1 chromosome 28, bLagMut1 primary, whole genome shotgun sequence genome includes the window CAGCTgtgcctgggctgcaggcactgtCACCGTCACCGCGTCACTGCCATGGCTCTGTCACATGGCAAACAGGATAAGGAAGGCCACCATCAGGCAGAAGAGCCCCATGGCCCTCAGAGAGGGCGAAGCCCAGGATGGCATaggagaagagctgctgcttcagcgAGGGGTTCCTGGGGGAAAGGGGACACGGTCAGTGGGACACAAACTGCTGTGccttcccctgccctcccccctcGTCTCCTCCTCACCTGGCATAGCCGATGATGAGGCTGCCAAGACGGTGCCGATGCCGGCCCCGGGAGCCGGCCACCCCCACAGTGGCTGCACCAGCACCGATGAATTTGGCAGCGGTTGTCGATGTCTCTGCGGGCCACACTTGTCACGATGGTCCTACGGGCACTTGGGTGCACCTGGGAGATGGGACGGTGGGGGACAAGAGGTGGAGTGGGAGAGGCGGCTGCAACACACCTCCCTCACACCTTAATTTCTGTCCACTGATGCCCTTGCAACCTCCTGAGGACCCCAACCAGGACACGGGGTGAAGCTCCTTCCCCATGTCCACCTCATGTCAGAATCCCCCTGATCCCTATTTGTCCCCCCACCACATTACCTGCTCCATCCGTGCATTGGGAATGCTgagcagggaggcagagagaggCTGGCACAGCACCCGCGGGCTCCTCCACACCTGCAAGGCACGACTTCTGTCACATTCCTGGGAGAGACATAACACAGCCCCCCCAGCCACCACCAATCACAGTCTGTGGCCTTAAAGATGCAAAAAGTGTCCCCAGATTTCTCTCCCACCTGAACCCAGAGCACCACTTCGTGTCACTCCTGTCCAGCCCCATACCGGAGGGACAGGATGGGATGTTGGGGTTGAAGCTTTGTCACCCCATCAATGTTTTGTCACCAGCTGTCACCACTCACCAGCGCAGGAACAGTGACGAACTTTGTACAGGCGTACATGGTGAGGGAAGAGGGACACACGTGTGGGACACAGCTGGAAGAGACACATGGACACAGGAGAGTGAGGGGGAAGGTGGCCCTGGGGACAGGTAGGGGGACGAGGCAACACCAGGAGGGCTGAGCCACATGGGTGGGATGTATCCCTGCCATCCAGGGGACAAGGCCAGCTGAAGTGCTACCTAAGGGGTGGTCAGAGGGTGGGGGGCAGGAGCGGGGGGCACGGATCTGATGAGGGCCTGGGTTGGAGGTCATAGGGATGGGGTGAAGGCAGAGCAGGGGGGAGGGGGACATGAGGGAGCTCAGAGGGACGGGATGGGAGTGAGGGTCCCAATGGGGACTCTCAAAGTTTAGGGGTGAGGGGGGTGATGGCAGTGTGAGGGGGAGGTGACCCAAGATGCACGAGGGCTCAACCTCAGGTGCAGTGCAAAGGGCTCCCCTCAAAGCAATACGAAGGTNNNNNNNNNNNNNNNNNNNNNNNNNNNNNNNNNNNNNNNNNNNNNNNNNNNNNNNNNNNNNNNNNNNNNNNNNNNNNNNNNNNNNNNNNNNNNNNNNNNNNNNNNNNNNNNNNNNNNNNNNNNNNNNNNNNNNNNNNNNNNNNNNNNNNNNNNNNNNNNNNNNNNNNNNNNNNNNNNNNNNNNNNNNNNNNNNNNNNNNNTCACAGTTATGGAAATGTAATTTCCAGAGAGCCCAGGAAATTTTATCAGATCTTATCAGAGGGATCATAAATTGCATTGCAGCCCCCCCACAACAACCCCCCCATGTCCTCTACAccccctccacacacacagcagtgatATGGGGCCAACATGAAGGTCAGTGCACAACAGGGCCAtccctgggggggggggggggggggggcaggggcaCCCAATGAGAGGGGTCTCAGTGCCCCCCTGCTGCTGCCTAGTGTTGCTCTGAGGGTGCAGGGGCAGACATGGGGGGGTGGGATGTGTTGGTCCTGGGGGGGCACAGCCATTCCATGCAACCCTCCCCAAGCAGCGAAGGCCCATTCAGCCCCACAGGtgttgcagctgcagccccactcccagctctgagcccccctcctccccactgGAAGCAATGCCCCTCCCACAGCTGCAACCCCCCCCCCTTCTGAAGACCCCTTTTcatccccctcccctcccccccccccctcacgTGCAAGGGTGCACATGGGGGTCCTCCCTCCTATATCTCCCATCTGCAGCACCCAAACAGTGGGAAACCAGGGGAATTGGACAGGGGGGGCATCAATACGAGCAGGGAAATGCATCcattcttcccccccccccccttaaaAACCTCCCCCACCCATCACAGGGCCCCCCAGGCTCATTGCAGCCCATCATCCCCGCAGGTCGGGCTCTCATCACTCATTTCCACAAtgactttttccttttgcaacaGCGGTCgggggaagagaaaataaaaggggggtggggggggggaggaaggttGTGATGATTCCTTTAGCAGCGATCGGAGTGGAGGGAGAGGAACCTTCATCTTCTATGGGCCATTTCCCTTCAGTCCGAGCAAAGGCTGAGCctgggtggatggggggggAAAAGGATGGGGGGGGAGCAGTGAaatgtggggctgtgggtgaaTGGTTGGGGGAGTCGTTAATTAGGGGGTGTTAATTGGTGAGGGTGTGATCAGCAGCGGGGTGTAGggtgcttcccccccccctccagctGTAATTAGAACAGAGGTGTCTGTGTGTATGGGGGGGGAGGAAGTAATAAAGCAGagctccccccccccagcacaa containing:
- the LOC125685507 gene encoding LOW QUALITY PROTEIN: ATP synthase F(0) complex subunit C1, mitochondrial-like (The sequence of the model RefSeq protein was modified relative to this genomic sequence to represent the inferred CDS: deleted 2 bases in 2 codons) — translated: MAGIHPTHVAQPSWCCLVPLPVPRATFPLTLLCPCVSSSCVPHVCPSSLTMYACTKFVTVPALVWRSPRVLCQPLSASLLSIPNARMEQVHPSARRTIVTSVARRDIDTAAKFIGAGAATVGVAGSRGRHRHRLGSLIIGYARNPSLKQQLFSYAILGFALSEAMGLFCLMVAFLILFAM